A single region of the Halopiger xanaduensis SH-6 genome encodes:
- a CDS encoding PHP domain-containing protein, translating to MPYADLHVHTMRSDGSLERAEVPAAARRAGVEVVALTDHDRLQPVAEPIVERDGVTIVNGIELRVEVDADTADRGDDRRNGQRVDLLGYGVEPTPALERLVEEIQTNRIERGRAIVERVEDRLGIDLDVPIDEGFGRPHVARAIDAHPGTDYDYEGAFDDLIGNGDPCFVPREIPSFERGQRVLSDACSLVSLAHPLRYPEPEGALALAADLDAVELWYPYDRDVDRSVVERAIERHGLLATGGSDAHEDVLGVAGLTRDAYDRLGLSAE from the coding sequence ATGCCGTACGCGGATCTACACGTCCACACGATGCGCTCGGACGGCAGCCTCGAGCGCGCGGAAGTCCCCGCAGCTGCTCGCCGTGCCGGCGTCGAGGTCGTCGCGCTGACCGACCACGACCGTTTGCAGCCGGTCGCGGAGCCGATCGTCGAACGCGACGGCGTGACGATCGTCAACGGGATCGAACTCCGCGTGGAGGTCGACGCGGACACTGCCGATCGCGGGGACGACCGCCGTAACGGCCAGCGAGTCGATCTCCTCGGATACGGCGTCGAACCGACGCCGGCGCTCGAGCGGCTCGTCGAGGAGATTCAAACGAACCGGATCGAGCGCGGCCGGGCGATCGTCGAGCGCGTCGAGGATCGGCTGGGGATCGACCTCGACGTTCCGATCGACGAGGGGTTCGGCCGACCCCACGTGGCTCGAGCGATCGACGCCCATCCCGGCACCGACTACGACTACGAGGGCGCGTTCGACGACCTCATCGGGAACGGCGACCCCTGCTTCGTCCCGCGGGAGATTCCGTCCTTCGAGCGCGGGCAACGAGTGCTCTCGGACGCGTGTTCGCTCGTCTCGCTGGCGCACCCGCTCCGGTATCCCGAACCCGAGGGCGCGCTCGCGCTGGCGGCCGACCTCGACGCCGTCGAACTGTGGTACCCCTACGACCGCGACGTCGATCGCAGCGTCGTCGAGCGGGCGATCGAACGCCACGGTCTGCTCGCGACCGGCGGCAGCGACGCGCACGAGGACGTGCTGGGCGTCGCCGGCCTGACTCGCGACGCCTACGATCGGCTCGGTTTGTCAGCGGAGTAA
- a CDS encoding TrmB family transcriptional regulator, translating to MPSSSAEEAVGALEELGLTEYEARCFVALTRISKGTAREISQVADVPRSRVYDTVERLDRKGLVEVQQTDPREYRAVPVDTACRRIREDYDSRINAAENALQQVEEPNAPDDEGMWSITQKEHVTDRVVTFLEEADETVHYLVAATSVVDREIREALRSAAERGVTVYVEVPTEDVQAEYAGAIPNAEIVVAADLESTNHVYDEWPGQLLLVDQEAIVAAGVKEGDLPDVVQEMAVWTYGRDHGFAVWIRELLDDRIGHLEGTLRSEDPRGQ from the coding sequence GTGCCCAGTAGCAGTGCCGAAGAGGCCGTCGGTGCACTCGAGGAGCTCGGACTCACGGAGTACGAGGCGCGGTGCTTCGTCGCACTAACGCGCATTTCGAAGGGGACGGCCCGCGAGATCAGCCAGGTCGCGGACGTGCCGCGATCGCGGGTGTACGACACCGTCGAGCGCCTCGACCGGAAGGGACTGGTCGAGGTCCAGCAAACCGATCCCCGCGAGTACCGGGCGGTCCCGGTCGACACGGCGTGTCGCCGCATCCGGGAGGACTACGACTCCCGAATCAACGCCGCCGAGAACGCGCTCCAGCAGGTCGAAGAACCGAACGCACCCGACGACGAGGGTATGTGGTCGATCACGCAGAAGGAGCACGTCACCGACCGCGTCGTCACCTTCCTCGAGGAGGCCGACGAGACGGTCCACTACCTCGTCGCCGCGACGTCGGTCGTCGACCGAGAGATTCGCGAGGCGCTGCGGTCGGCCGCCGAGCGGGGCGTCACAGTGTACGTCGAGGTGCCGACCGAGGACGTGCAGGCGGAGTACGCCGGGGCGATTCCGAACGCCGAGATCGTCGTCGCCGCCGACCTCGAGTCGACCAACCACGTGTACGACGAGTGGCCGGGACAGCTCCTGCTGGTCGACCAGGAGGCGATCGTCGCGGCCGGCGTCAAGGAGGGCGACCTCCCCGACGTGGTCCAGGAGATGGCGGTCTGGACGTACGGCCGCGATCACGGCTTCGCCGTCTGGATCCGCGAACTGCTCGACGACCGGATCGGCCACCTCGAGGGGACGCTGCGCAGCGAGGATCCGCGCGGCCAGTAG
- a CDS encoding GNAT family N-acetyltransferase, whose protein sequence is MDLDIRELTTSAERREAVPILRQLWTDRSPDEVLAWTGDEQYRLFGGYVDDGSDVADADETGRESEPELVAVAGVLVTHVLHHTRRAWLYDLVVDEPRRGQGYGTVMLEEVESWADEQGCDAVALASPRSKEATHEFYEARGYERWGYVIEKRC, encoded by the coding sequence ATGGATTTGGACATCCGCGAACTGACGACGTCGGCCGAGCGTCGCGAGGCGGTGCCGATCCTCCGGCAACTGTGGACCGACCGGTCGCCCGACGAGGTGCTCGCGTGGACGGGTGACGAGCAGTACCGTTTGTTCGGCGGCTACGTCGACGACGGGAGCGACGTCGCCGACGCGGACGAAACGGGACGGGAATCGGAACCCGAACTGGTCGCCGTCGCCGGCGTCCTCGTCACTCACGTGCTTCACCACACCCGACGCGCGTGGCTGTACGATCTGGTCGTCGACGAACCGCGACGGGGGCAGGGATACGGCACTGTGATGCTCGAGGAGGTCGAATCGTGGGCCGACGAGCAGGGGTGTGACGCCGTCGCGCTGGCGTCGCCGCGCTCGAAGGAAGCCACGCACGAGTTCTACGAGGCCCGGGGTTACGAGCGGTGGGGGTACGTCATCGAGAAGCGGTGCTAA
- a CDS encoding YkgJ family cysteine cluster protein — protein sequence MEVHCEGCAGCCMDWRPLTDGDDASGGRRRAALDDDDDATREAIDGDPNFVPLTRDEVRAFLEHGMAAALTPRFWKAADEAEAVEIDGYEVASVADRPVFFVGLRKPPKPVAPFGRKDETWLPTCVFLDPTTLQCRIHNGELYPAECGAYPTHNLALEQETECERVEAAFGGEGDRLVDESVPDDLEGLLLGSQAIGQKLFCHPVPERLEGIVDRVATGDLTREDRAECLGVAAASSAGTVAISDYHYERGKERALEAMATDETDDAESWVGPAIREWERRREAATAADDDSDDGTDVPPASVARTVEDDRGAPETPGWDALES from the coding sequence ATGGAGGTGCACTGCGAAGGCTGTGCGGGCTGTTGTATGGACTGGCGACCGCTGACGGACGGCGACGACGCTTCGGGCGGCCGGCGCAGGGCCGCACTCGACGACGACGATGACGCAACGCGAGAAGCGATAGACGGCGACCCCAACTTCGTCCCGCTCACCCGCGACGAAGTCCGGGCGTTCCTCGAGCACGGGATGGCGGCCGCACTAACACCGCGGTTCTGGAAGGCCGCCGACGAGGCAGAAGCGGTCGAAATCGACGGCTACGAGGTTGCATCCGTCGCCGACCGGCCGGTCTTCTTCGTCGGTCTCCGGAAGCCGCCCAAGCCGGTCGCCCCCTTCGGCCGCAAGGACGAAACCTGGCTGCCGACCTGCGTCTTTCTTGATCCGACGACGCTGCAGTGTCGCATCCACAACGGCGAGCTCTACCCCGCCGAGTGCGGCGCCTACCCGACACACAACCTCGCGCTCGAGCAGGAGACCGAGTGCGAGCGCGTCGAGGCAGCCTTCGGCGGCGAAGGCGATCGGCTCGTCGACGAGTCGGTACCCGACGACCTCGAGGGACTGCTGCTGGGCTCGCAGGCGATCGGACAGAAACTCTTCTGTCACCCGGTTCCCGAGCGACTCGAGGGAATCGTCGACCGCGTCGCGACGGGCGATCTGACCCGCGAGGACCGCGCGGAGTGTCTCGGGGTCGCCGCGGCCTCGAGCGCCGGCACCGTCGCGATCTCGGACTACCACTACGAGCGGGGCAAAGAGCGAGCGCTCGAGGCAATGGCGACGGACGAAACGGACGACGCCGAGTCGTGGGTCGGCCCGGCGATCCGCGAGTGGGAACGGCGGCGCGAGGCAGCGACCGCTGCCGACGACGATAGCGATGACGGTACCGACGTGCCGCCCGCGAGCGTCGCCCGAACCGTCGAGGACGACCGCGGCGCACCCGAAACGCCCGGCTGGGACGCCCTCGAGTCGTAA
- a CDS encoding DUF5786 family protein gives MSMGAYDEDEHERREQQSSRVDADFDDERTIYHGEVEYDSGESTEELLDQFEQIKTESK, from the coding sequence ATGTCAATGGGTGCCTATGACGAGGATGAACACGAGCGACGCGAACAACAGTCCTCGAGGGTGGACGCCGATTTCGACGACGAGCGGACGATCTACCACGGCGAGGTCGAGTACGACTCCGGCGAGTCTACGGAGGAACTTCTCGATCAGTTCGAGCAGATCAAAACTGAGTCGAAGTAG
- a CDS encoding DUF7561 family protein, with protein sequence MAKNTCDGCGRRISVAGGVPNLWTFGDRDGSEGTAMTLELEDGSEHLLCYPCIEALPDEPTAADVERLEQDGESSQLRVL encoded by the coding sequence ATGGCCAAGAACACCTGCGACGGCTGCGGTCGACGGATTTCGGTCGCTGGCGGGGTCCCCAACCTCTGGACGTTCGGCGACCGCGACGGCAGCGAGGGGACCGCGATGACCCTGGAACTCGAGGACGGGTCGGAGCACCTGCTGTGTTACCCCTGCATCGAGGCCCTGCCGGACGAGCCGACCGCCGCGGACGTCGAGCGCCTCGAGCAGGACGGGGAGTCGTCGCAGTTGCGCGTGCTGTAG
- a CDS encoding DUF5784 family protein, translating to MAQPLRFRYSPETWSEQRVRQDILQPLRSNIGARAVTPRFEIGADWTTHRFEMQNGDLALFARGGDGGNEGGYWMGNTETPSSLWRTDKFGWKEVPYHVARWAQRELLATLHEEDSWLADYPHLSWFFLPVFMSKDGRESTRAFFREYAAGFPDAGRRETTQFFEEFLATGVLDDYRHVMAGKLGTSNHVDRVRMSATMGEFIAAKILTEAGYDVVPEIEVTTGHSLDFRAEDPQSNANVLVEVTRPQPPTNRAANGPVAAVRDTAETKTNGQLSRHGGGAVLFVDCSSFRDDSWSAVRGEQPDVRHRPAVVYRARPNGHVEGYRKGSVPLELEDAIDFLS from the coding sequence GTGGCACAGCCGCTTCGCTTTCGCTACTCGCCCGAGACCTGGAGCGAGCAGCGGGTCCGACAGGACATTTTACAGCCGCTCCGGTCGAATATCGGCGCCCGCGCCGTGACGCCGCGATTCGAGATCGGGGCCGACTGGACGACGCACCGATTCGAGATGCAAAACGGCGACCTCGCCCTGTTCGCACGCGGCGGCGACGGGGGCAACGAGGGCGGCTACTGGATGGGGAACACGGAAACGCCGTCCTCGCTCTGGCGAACCGACAAGTTCGGCTGGAAGGAGGTCCCCTACCACGTCGCCCGGTGGGCCCAGCGGGAACTGCTCGCGACCCTCCACGAGGAAGACTCCTGGCTCGCCGACTATCCGCACCTCTCGTGGTTCTTCCTGCCCGTTTTCATGTCAAAAGACGGCCGGGAATCCACGCGAGCCTTCTTCCGCGAGTACGCGGCCGGCTTCCCCGACGCCGGCCGCCGCGAAACGACCCAGTTTTTCGAAGAGTTCCTCGCGACCGGCGTACTGGACGACTACCGACACGTCATGGCCGGCAAGCTCGGCACCAGCAACCACGTCGATCGCGTCCGCATGAGCGCGACGATGGGGGAGTTCATCGCCGCGAAAATCCTCACCGAGGCCGGCTACGACGTCGTCCCCGAGATCGAAGTGACGACGGGCCACTCGCTAGATTTCCGCGCCGAAGACCCCCAGTCGAACGCGAACGTCCTCGTCGAGGTCACCCGGCCGCAGCCGCCGACCAACCGCGCGGCCAACGGCCCCGTGGCCGCCGTCCGGGATACGGCCGAGACGAAGACGAACGGCCAGCTCTCCCGGCACGGCGGCGGCGCCGTCCTCTTCGTCGACTGCTCGAGCTTCCGCGACGACAGCTGGTCGGCCGTCCGCGGCGAACAGCCGGACGTGCGCCACCGCCCCGCAGTTGTCTACCGTGCCCGGCCCAACGGCCACGTCGAAGGCTATCGGAAGGGGTCGGTGCCGCTCGAACTCGAGGATGCGATCGACTTTCTAAGCTGA
- the htpX gene encoding zinc metalloprotease HtpX, translating into MQWQADWGLRARMFLTMFLLFALYIVFAGVIAAYMGSFVVFVVLFGGMSLVQYYFSDTLTLRSMGARTVSADEYPQLHATIERLSQQADLPKPKVAVVDSQVPNAFATGRNQKNAAVCVTTGIMTTLNEEELEGVLAHELAHVKNRDMMVMTIASFLSTIAFMIVRWGAFFGGGHGRGRQGGGGIVVAILVSLLVWIISYLLIRALSRYREYAADRGAAAITGNPSALASALMKISGRMDKVPKDDMREEAEMNAFFIIPIKSGVVGRLFSTHPPTEKRIEQLRSLEREMTAM; encoded by the coding sequence ATGCAATGGCAGGCGGACTGGGGTCTTCGAGCCCGGATGTTCCTGACGATGTTTCTGCTGTTCGCGCTGTACATCGTCTTCGCGGGCGTGATCGCCGCGTACATGGGCAGTTTCGTCGTGTTCGTCGTGCTGTTCGGCGGTATGTCCCTCGTCCAGTACTACTTCAGCGACACGCTCACCCTCCGCAGCATGGGGGCACGGACGGTATCGGCGGACGAATACCCGCAACTGCACGCCACGATCGAGCGCCTCTCCCAGCAGGCCGACCTCCCGAAGCCGAAGGTAGCGGTCGTCGACTCGCAGGTACCCAACGCCTTCGCGACCGGTCGGAACCAGAAAAACGCCGCCGTCTGCGTGACGACCGGCATCATGACCACCCTGAACGAGGAGGAACTCGAGGGCGTGCTCGCCCACGAACTCGCCCACGTGAAAAACCGGGACATGATGGTGATGACGATCGCCTCGTTCCTCTCGACGATCGCGTTCATGATCGTCCGCTGGGGCGCGTTCTTCGGCGGCGGGCACGGCCGCGGTCGGCAGGGCGGGGGCGGCATCGTCGTCGCCATTCTGGTCTCGCTGCTCGTCTGGATCATCAGCTACCTGCTGATCCGGGCGCTCTCGCGGTACCGCGAGTACGCCGCGGACCGCGGCGCGGCCGCCATCACCGGCAACCCGTCGGCGCTGGCCTCGGCGCTGATGAAAATCTCCGGCCGGATGGACAAGGTCCCGAAGGACGACATGCGCGAGGAAGCCGAGATGAACGCCTTCTTCATCATCCCGATCAAGTCCGGCGTCGTCGGCCGCCTCTTTAGCACCCACCCGCCGACCGAGAAGCGCATCGAACAACTGCGCTCCCTCGAGCGGGAAATGACGGCGATGTAG
- a CDS encoding DUF6757 family protein: protein MHCHYCDREAAFAAESDGLKVGLCEEHFRERLQELAEADGLEQLKEQVDVDRAE from the coding sequence ATGCATTGCCACTACTGCGACCGCGAAGCCGCCTTCGCAGCAGAATCCGACGGGCTGAAAGTTGGACTGTGCGAGGAGCACTTCCGGGAGCGGTTGCAGGAGCTAGCCGAAGCGGACGGGCTCGAGCAGCTCAAGGAGCAAGTCGACGTCGACCGGGCCGAGTGA
- a CDS encoding class I SAM-dependent methyltransferase, with product MSEDALERADDPLAAIVEKRRAETAIESLRAEGVYDDDRRVRAARGRRDAAPADDDDNPDKVALPVTEPPTETRVLEVVRQLEPDYRTTDLADLLAERGWSEREIEAAPSSWAVIGSVVLVTVPEDCPDETEMAEALLELHGEADSVLADEGVANDGQAGTYREPRTRLLAGERDTETIHTEHGTRYGLDPAKVMFSPGNQAERARMGDISGADEHVFDMFAGIGYFTLPMARAGARVTASEINPTAFRYLLENAVLNEVDDRVEAYMTDCRDLAGEIEADRVVMGYYGSADGTDADGHGTRSDEARDFLEHAFEALVPGGVVHYHEATPENRLWERPLERLSAAADDAERTVEVLEKRRVKSHSAGVVHVVVDTRIE from the coding sequence ATGTCTGAGGACGCCCTCGAGCGCGCGGACGACCCGCTGGCTGCGATCGTCGAAAAGCGACGGGCCGAAACCGCCATCGAGTCGCTGCGCGCCGAGGGCGTCTACGACGACGACCGGCGGGTGCGTGCGGCTCGAGGCCGACGCGACGCGGCGCCTGCGGACGACGACGACAATCCCGACAAGGTCGCACTGCCGGTTACCGAGCCGCCGACCGAGACCCGCGTCCTCGAGGTCGTCCGGCAACTCGAGCCCGACTACCGGACGACCGACCTCGCGGACCTGCTGGCCGAGCGGGGCTGGAGCGAGCGCGAGATCGAGGCGGCGCCGAGTTCGTGGGCCGTGATCGGCTCGGTCGTGCTGGTGACGGTCCCCGAGGACTGTCCCGACGAGACGGAAATGGCGGAGGCGCTGCTCGAGCTCCACGGCGAAGCCGACAGCGTGCTCGCGGACGAGGGCGTCGCCAACGACGGCCAGGCGGGGACCTACCGCGAACCCCGGACGCGACTGCTGGCGGGCGAGCGGGACACCGAGACGATCCACACCGAACACGGCACGCGGTACGGCCTCGACCCCGCGAAAGTGATGTTCTCGCCCGGGAATCAGGCCGAGCGCGCGCGGATGGGAGATATCAGCGGCGCCGACGAGCACGTCTTCGACATGTTCGCCGGCATCGGCTACTTCACCCTCCCGATGGCCCGGGCCGGCGCGCGGGTGACCGCCTCCGAGATCAACCCGACCGCCTTCCGCTACCTGCTCGAGAACGCCGTGCTTAACGAGGTCGACGACCGGGTCGAGGCCTACATGACCGACTGCCGCGATCTGGCGGGCGAGATCGAGGCCGACCGCGTCGTCATGGGCTACTACGGCAGCGCGGACGGCACCGACGCGGACGGCCACGGGACCCGATCGGACGAGGCCCGCGACTTCCTCGAGCACGCGTTCGAGGCGCTGGTCCCCGGCGGCGTCGTCCACTACCACGAGGCGACGCCCGAGAACCGGCTCTGGGAGCGCCCGCTCGAGCGGCTCTCCGCGGCGGCCGACGACGCGGAGCGGACGGTCGAGGTGCTCGAGAAACGCCGCGTGAAGAGCCACAGCGCGGGCGTCGTTCACGTGGTCGTCGACACGCGGATCGAATAA
- a CDS encoding helicase C-terminal domain-containing protein has translation MNPERIFDAFPAPSYRGNQEQALRDIRDAFAAGNDVVLVRAPTGSGKSLLARAVAGCARTVDDAEPSEASGAYYTTPQVSQLDDVAADDLLADLNVIRGKSNYSCILPNERNTPVNQAPCVRERGYDCSVKHRCPYFSDRAIASNREIAAMTLAYFMQTAGSEVFRKRDVVVVDEAHGLAEWAEMYATIQLGPRTVPFWDDLRVPEIDDVERAVRYAENLAQTCTRRKDDLLAQDSLSPAEVRERDRLQELIGELDWFVSDYRDPQSPTTWLVDQSPSNSSSGGQDDGDDEDPQGGPLTIKPMNPEKYLQHTVWDRGNKFALLSATILNKDAFCRQVGLTPDKVALVDVGHTFPVENRPLYDVAQGKMTYEHRGDTTPKIARTIVRLMQRHPDEKGLIHAHSYDIQERLADLLRDFGVGERIRVHDRDGRDAALEEWKASNDPDVFLSVKMEEALDLKGDLCRWQVLCKAPFLNTGDSRVAHRLEEGQWAWYYRTALRTVIQACGRVVRAPDDHGATYLADSSLLDLFERARTDMPDWFEEQVDRMSTPELPEFQPRAALSGSDGVTGTRGHGGTSTDDDSNGGRSRSRSRRSGRSSSSSSSSSPVADVWDTEG, from the coding sequence GTGAACCCCGAGCGGATCTTCGACGCGTTTCCCGCCCCGAGTTACCGCGGGAATCAGGAGCAGGCCCTCCGCGACATTCGCGACGCGTTCGCGGCCGGTAACGACGTGGTTCTCGTCCGCGCGCCGACCGGGAGCGGCAAGTCCCTGCTCGCGCGGGCCGTCGCCGGCTGCGCCCGCACCGTCGACGACGCAGAGCCCAGCGAAGCCTCCGGCGCCTACTACACGACGCCGCAGGTCTCCCAGTTGGACGACGTCGCGGCCGACGACCTGCTCGCTGATCTCAACGTGATCCGCGGGAAGTCGAACTACTCCTGTATCCTCCCGAACGAGCGCAACACGCCGGTCAATCAGGCGCCCTGCGTCCGCGAGCGGGGGTACGACTGCTCGGTCAAACATCGCTGTCCGTACTTTTCGGACCGCGCGATCGCCTCCAACCGAGAGATCGCGGCGATGACCCTCGCGTACTTCATGCAGACTGCCGGCAGCGAGGTGTTCCGCAAGCGCGACGTGGTCGTCGTCGACGAGGCCCACGGCCTCGCCGAATGGGCGGAGATGTACGCGACGATCCAACTGGGGCCGCGCACGGTGCCGTTCTGGGACGACCTGCGCGTCCCCGAGATCGACGACGTCGAGCGAGCCGTCCGCTACGCCGAGAACTTGGCGCAGACCTGCACCCGGCGCAAGGACGACCTGCTCGCGCAGGACTCGCTCTCGCCGGCGGAAGTGCGCGAGCGCGACCGCCTGCAGGAACTGATCGGCGAACTCGACTGGTTCGTCTCCGACTATCGCGATCCCCAGAGTCCGACGACCTGGCTCGTCGACCAGTCCCCGTCGAACTCGTCCTCGGGCGGCCAGGACGACGGCGACGACGAGGACCCGCAGGGCGGCCCGCTGACGATCAAGCCGATGAACCCCGAGAAGTACCTCCAGCACACCGTCTGGGACCGGGGCAACAAGTTCGCGCTGCTGTCGGCGACGATCCTCAACAAGGACGCCTTCTGCCGGCAGGTCGGCCTGACCCCCGACAAGGTCGCCCTGGTCGACGTCGGCCACACCTTCCCCGTCGAGAACCGACCGCTGTACGACGTCGCGCAGGGGAAGATGACCTACGAGCACCGCGGCGACACGACGCCGAAGATCGCCCGCACGATCGTCCGGCTCATGCAGCGCCACCCCGACGAGAAGGGGCTGATCCACGCCCACTCCTACGACATCCAGGAGCGGCTGGCCGACCTCCTGCGGGATTTCGGCGTCGGCGAGCGTATCCGCGTCCACGACCGCGACGGCCGCGACGCCGCCTTAGAGGAGTGGAAGGCCAGCAACGATCCGGACGTCTTCCTCTCGGTGAAGATGGAGGAGGCGCTCGACCTGAAGGGCGACCTCTGTCGCTGGCAGGTCCTTTGCAAGGCGCCGTTCCTCAACACCGGCGACTCGAGAGTCGCCCACCGCTTGGAGGAAGGCCAGTGGGCGTGGTACTACCGGACCGCCCTGCGGACGGTCATCCAGGCCTGCGGCCGCGTCGTTCGCGCCCCCGACGACCACGGCGCGACCTACCTCGCGGACTCGAGCCTGCTGGACCTGTTCGAGCGCGCGCGGACGGACATGCCCGACTGGTTCGAAGAACAGGTTGACCGGATGTCGACACCCGAGTTACCGGAGTTCCAGCCGCGGGCGGCGCTGTCCGGGAGCGATGGAGTGACGGGAACGCGGGGTCACGGCGGAACGTCGACCGATGACGACAGCAACGGCGGCCGCAGTCGGTCGCGATCGCGGCGTTCGGGGCGGTCTTCGTCGTCTTCGTCATCCTCGAGTCCGGTCGCTGACGTGTGGGATACCGAGGGGTAG
- a CDS encoding 60S ribosomal export protein NMD3, translating to MSESRAFCPRCGDPVPERSASDATDPLRPGAEVELCDACYFEDFDFVDAPDRIDVRVCSQCGAVHQGNRWVDIGAQDYTDIAIEKVSEALGVHVDVADVAWQVEPEQVDENTIRMHCFFTGVVRGTPVEEEVTVPVKISRQTCQRCGRIAGDYYASTVQIRAEDRTPTGEETDRAEEIAHRVVADMEATGDRNAFVTEIGEVDDGLNIKVSTNKIGKKIANKMIEEFGGTVNDAETLVTEDEDGNEVYRVTFAVRLPPYTPGDIIDLANDDEGPVLVRSAHGNLKGTRVTTGERYEASYEEGNSPDARKLGELEDGVETTVVTVEDENAVQVLDPETYQAKTVSRPAYFDPEAETVPVLKSRAGLHILPDPDPNTGDDGDDEPYDPYSHTDIDPDTDV from the coding sequence ATGAGTGAATCGCGTGCGTTCTGCCCTCGCTGCGGGGACCCGGTGCCCGAGCGATCGGCGAGCGACGCAACGGACCCGCTTCGGCCCGGCGCGGAGGTCGAACTCTGCGACGCGTGTTACTTCGAGGACTTCGACTTCGTGGACGCGCCGGATCGGATCGACGTTCGCGTCTGTTCGCAGTGCGGTGCGGTCCACCAGGGGAACCGGTGGGTCGACATCGGCGCCCAGGATTACACCGACATCGCCATCGAGAAGGTCAGCGAGGCGCTGGGCGTCCACGTCGACGTCGCGGACGTCGCCTGGCAGGTCGAACCCGAACAGGTCGACGAGAACACGATCCGGATGCACTGCTTCTTCACGGGCGTCGTCCGCGGAACGCCGGTCGAGGAGGAAGTGACCGTCCCGGTCAAGATCTCCCGCCAGACCTGCCAGCGCTGCGGTCGGATCGCCGGCGACTACTACGCCAGCACCGTCCAGATCCGCGCCGAGGACCGCACCCCGACCGGCGAGGAGACCGACCGCGCCGAGGAGATCGCCCACCGGGTCGTCGCCGACATGGAGGCGACGGGCGACCGCAACGCCTTCGTCACCGAGATCGGCGAGGTCGACGACGGGCTGAACATCAAGGTTTCGACCAACAAGATCGGCAAGAAGATCGCCAACAAGATGATCGAGGAGTTCGGCGGCACCGTCAACGACGCCGAAACCCTCGTCACGGAAGACGAAGACGGCAACGAGGTCTACCGCGTCACCTTCGCCGTCCGCCTGCCGCCCTACACCCCCGGCGACATCATCGACCTCGCGAACGACGACGAGGGCCCCGTGCTCGTCCGCAGCGCCCACGGAAACCTCAAGGGCACCCGCGTGACGACCGGCGAGCGCTACGAGGCCAGCTACGAGGAGGGCAACTCCCCCGACGCGCGCAAACTCGGCGAACTCGAGGACGGCGTGGAGACGACGGTCGTCACCGTCGAGGACGAGAACGCGGTGCAGGTGCTCGATCCGGAGACCTATCAAGCGAAGACCGTCTCGAGGCCGGCGTACTTCGATCCGGAGGCCGAGACGGTGCCGGTGCTGAAGAGCCGGGCCGGGTTGCACATCCTCCCGGATCCGGACCCGAACACCGGCGACGACGGGGACGACGAGCCCTACGATCCGTACTCGCATACTGACATTGACCCCGATACCGATGTCTGA
- a CDS encoding 4Fe-4S dicluster domain-containing protein, whose protein sequence is MAIDPQFHENREQVDEHEGHAVWGPVDEPEELGIHGTHVAVDFDICLADGACLEDCPVDVFEWVDTPGHPESERKADPANETQCIDCMLCVDVCPVDAIDVDAGRSA, encoded by the coding sequence ATGGCTATCGATCCGCAGTTCCACGAAAACCGCGAGCAGGTCGACGAGCACGAGGGCCACGCCGTCTGGGGGCCGGTCGACGAACCCGAAGAGCTCGGCATTCACGGCACGCACGTCGCGGTCGACTTCGACATCTGCCTCGCCGACGGCGCCTGTCTCGAGGACTGCCCGGTCGACGTCTTCGAGTGGGTCGACACGCCGGGTCACCCCGAGAGCGAGCGGAAGGCCGACCCGGCCAACGAGACCCAGTGTATCGACTGCATGCTCTGCGTCGACGTCTGTCCGGTCGACGCGATCGACGTCGACGCCGGTCGGTCGGCCTGA
- a CDS encoding DUF2795 domain-containing protein: protein MLLNGTGDVIDDYDYPATTEELIADCGEHTLELPNGSEQVCDVLDRIESETFETPEDARFAIYTAVSDKAVGRVGYSDRDPTPVGSPYSPDAVSF, encoded by the coding sequence ATGCTGCTAAACGGCACCGGCGACGTCATCGACGACTACGACTACCCCGCGACGACCGAGGAACTGATCGCAGACTGCGGCGAGCACACGCTCGAACTCCCGAACGGGAGCGAACAGGTCTGCGACGTACTCGATCGGATCGAGTCGGAAACCTTCGAGACGCCGGAAGACGCGCGGTTCGCTATCTACACTGCGGTGAGCGACAAGGCGGTCGGTCGCGTCGGGTACAGCGACCGTGACCCGACCCCGGTTGGGAGTCCGTACTCACCCGACGCCGTGTCGTTCTAG